Proteins encoded by one window of Geobacter sp. DSM 9736:
- the nspC gene encoding carboxynorspermidine decarboxylase: MNGIDVDKIIKVSPSPAYVVDMGRLRHNLEILDAVQKRSGAKILMALKAFAMWSVFPVIRQYLQGVCASSPWEARLGREEFGGEVHSFAAAFKEKDVSELLSLSNHLVFNSFNQLERFRPLWEKERGRVSIGLRVNPEHSEGHTAIYDPAAPKSRLGIPRREFEGKSLEGVEGLHFHTLCEQLFEPLERTARVFEEKFGEFLPKMKWLNLGGGHHISRQGYDIDGLVELIRHFKGKYGVEVYLEPGEAVVIGTGLLVGEVLDVVHNEVDIAILDVSATCHMPDILEMPYRPEITGGFDPGVKPYTYRLGGPSCLAGDIIGDWSLEKPLKPGDRLVFEDMSHYTMVKTTTFNGIQHPAICTWEPETEELKVVKEFSYEDFKGRLS, translated from the coding sequence ATGAACGGTATCGACGTCGACAAGATCATAAAAGTTTCCCCCTCTCCCGCCTACGTGGTGGACATGGGAAGGCTGCGTCACAACCTGGAGATCCTGGACGCGGTACAGAAGCGCTCCGGGGCCAAGATCCTCATGGCGCTAAAGGCCTTTGCGATGTGGAGCGTCTTCCCGGTGATTCGCCAATATCTCCAGGGCGTATGCGCGTCTTCTCCCTGGGAAGCGCGGCTCGGGCGGGAGGAATTCGGCGGAGAGGTGCATTCATTTGCTGCTGCCTTCAAGGAAAAAGACGTTTCGGAGCTCCTCTCCCTCTCAAACCACCTTGTCTTCAACTCCTTCAACCAGCTGGAGCGCTTCAGGCCGCTCTGGGAGAAGGAGAGGGGGCGGGTCTCCATCGGCCTGCGGGTGAACCCGGAGCACTCGGAAGGGCACACCGCAATCTACGACCCCGCCGCGCCGAAATCGAGGCTGGGGATTCCCCGAAGGGAGTTCGAGGGGAAGTCGCTTGAAGGTGTTGAGGGGCTTCACTTCCACACCCTTTGCGAGCAGCTCTTCGAGCCGCTGGAGCGCACGGCTCGGGTATTCGAGGAAAAGTTTGGAGAGTTTCTGCCGAAGATGAAGTGGCTCAACCTCGGCGGCGGCCACCATATCAGCCGCCAGGGGTATGACATAGACGGCCTTGTGGAGCTGATCAGGCACTTCAAGGGGAAGTACGGCGTGGAGGTCTACCTGGAGCCGGGGGAAGCGGTGGTTATCGGCACGGGACTCCTGGTCGGCGAAGTGCTCGACGTGGTGCACAACGAGGTGGATATCGCCATCCTCGATGTTTCCGCCACCTGTCACATGCCCGACATCCTCGAGATGCCGTACCGGCCGGAGATCACCGGCGGCTTCGATCCCGGCGTGAAGCCTTACACCTACAGACTGGGTGGGCCGTCGTGCCTTGCCGGCGACATCATCGGCGACTGGTCGTTAGAGAAGCCGCTCAAGCCGGGAGACCGGCTCGTCTTCGAGGACATGAGCCATTACACGATGGTGAAGACCACCACCTTCAACGGGATCCAGCATCCGGCGATTTGTACGTGGGAGCCGGAGACCGAAGAGCTGAAGGTCGTAAAAGAATTTAGCTACGAGGATTTTAAGGGGCGCCTGTCGTAG
- the speA gene encoding arginine decarboxylase: MSERWSIANSTKIYNMDNWGADLFSINKKGNVCVHPSSNSKNSIDLRVLVDDLIKRKIKPPILLRFMDVLQGRIASINRVFKNAIADNDYPAKYQTFYPIKVNQQRQVVEAIASYGKRYNIGLEVGSKPELVAGIAISSGNGLPIICNGYKDTEYIETVLYATKIGYDITLVIEKLFELEKVIELVKKTGIQPKLGIRVKLSSKGTGKWATSGGEDAKFGLRMSEIIAAIDLLEENELLQQVKLIHFHIGSQITKIDKIKTALIEGARIYAELRKMGLGIEFVDIGGGLGVDYDGSKSSYFSSVNYSIEEYANDVIYQIKNICDDAGVDCPNIISESGRATVAHYSVLVTNVLNTNTQRLTPDFEEEIASAEKLAPTVRKLVDIHKSIDRYSLREDYHDTQQLIQEAVSLFNLGYLTLQERAMAEWLYGKIIRKINSIVEKIKPIPEELQNFQLSLRQTYFANFSLFQSVPDSWAIDQLFPIVPLQRLNQKPDVIASIADITCDSDGEITSFVGENGRTKFLPLHKIRKEEDYYIGFFLIGAYQEILGDMHNLFGDTNAVHITFNKKTGYMIDTVINGDACWESLKYVQYKGPEILKRVREHLEKGVAQRKVSIEESSHFIELLDRTLLGYTYLGE; the protein is encoded by the coding sequence ATGTCGGAGCGCTGGTCGATTGCCAATTCCACCAAAATATACAACATGGACAACTGGGGGGCCGACCTCTTCTCCATCAACAAGAAGGGGAACGTCTGCGTCCATCCGTCGTCCAACTCGAAGAATTCCATCGACCTTCGCGTCCTGGTGGATGACCTCATAAAGCGCAAGATCAAGCCGCCGATCCTCCTCCGCTTCATGGATGTCCTCCAGGGGCGGATAGCGAGCATCAACCGGGTTTTCAAGAATGCTATCGCCGACAACGATTACCCTGCCAAGTACCAGACATTCTACCCGATCAAGGTAAACCAGCAGCGCCAGGTGGTGGAGGCTATCGCAAGCTACGGCAAGCGCTACAACATCGGTCTGGAAGTGGGTTCGAAACCGGAGCTGGTTGCCGGCATCGCCATCTCCAGCGGCAACGGCCTTCCGATTATCTGCAACGGCTACAAGGACACCGAGTATATCGAGACCGTCCTCTACGCTACAAAGATAGGCTACGACATCACCCTCGTCATCGAAAAGCTTTTCGAATTGGAGAAGGTGATCGAACTCGTGAAGAAGACGGGCATCCAGCCCAAGCTCGGAATCCGGGTGAAGCTTTCCTCCAAGGGGACCGGCAAGTGGGCCACAAGCGGGGGCGAGGACGCCAAGTTCGGCCTGCGGATGTCGGAGATCATCGCCGCCATTGACCTCCTCGAAGAGAACGAGCTTCTCCAGCAGGTGAAGCTCATCCATTTCCACATAGGCTCCCAGATCACCAAGATCGACAAGATCAAGACCGCCCTCATCGAAGGAGCGCGGATCTACGCGGAGCTGCGCAAGATGGGGCTCGGCATCGAATTCGTCGACATTGGGGGAGGGCTTGGGGTGGACTACGACGGCTCCAAGTCGAGCTACTTCTCCAGCGTCAACTACTCCATCGAGGAGTACGCCAACGACGTCATCTATCAGATCAAGAACATCTGCGACGATGCCGGAGTGGATTGCCCCAACATCATCTCCGAGTCGGGGCGCGCCACCGTCGCCCACTACTCGGTGCTCGTCACCAACGTGCTGAACACCAACACGCAAAGGCTCACGCCCGACTTCGAGGAGGAGATCGCCTCCGCGGAGAAGCTGGCGCCCACCGTTCGCAAGCTCGTCGATATTCACAAGAGCATTGACCGTTACTCGCTCCGGGAGGATTACCACGACACCCAGCAGCTTATCCAGGAGGCGGTCTCTCTCTTCAACCTCGGTTACCTGACGCTTCAGGAACGGGCCATGGCGGAGTGGCTCTACGGGAAGATCATCCGCAAGATCAACAGCATCGTCGAGAAGATCAAGCCGATCCCCGAGGAGCTGCAGAACTTTCAGCTGAGCCTTCGGCAGACCTACTTCGCCAACTTCTCGCTGTTTCAGTCGGTGCCCGACTCCTGGGCCATCGACCAGCTCTTCCCCATCGTGCCGCTCCAGCGGCTCAACCAGAAGCCCGACGTCATCGCCTCCATCGCGGACATCACCTGCGACTCCGACGGGGAGATCACGAGCTTCGTGGGGGAGAACGGCCGCACCAAGTTCCTGCCGCTCCACAAGATCCGCAAGGAGGAGGACTACTACATCGGCTTCTTCCTCATCGGGGCGTACCAGGAGATACTCGGCGACATGCACAACCTCTTCGGGGACACCAATGCCGTGCACATCACCTTCAACAAGAAGACCGGCTACATGATCGACACGGTGATAAACGGGGACGCCTGCTGGGAGAGCCTGAAGTACGTCCAGTACAAAGGGCCGGAGATCCTGAAACGGGTGCGGGAGCACCTGGAGAAGGGGGTGGCCCAGCGGAAGGTTTCCATCGAGGAGAGCAGCCACTTCATCGAGCTTCTGGACCGGACCCTGCTCGGTTATACATACCTGGGAGAGTAG
- a CDS encoding PAS domain S-box protein — MFQKTGEIKELLARKTRELQNCRAILLKTPHGILIVDKGGSIRFANSAAGRMLGCLPEELVGMPFQFPLSTEEKAEITLKSRDGKEVAAEVWVVETEWEEHAALFVSLHDITGRRCSEQELRKLYRAITDSPSIVMITDNRGNIEYVNPKFTEITGYTLTEVAGKNPALLKSGEMNPDELRRMWETISSGDEWHGEFINRKKNGEIYLERASISPVKELDGVITHFVAVKEDVTEQKRIERELRESEALLNVIFDEASQLMGLMKPDGTLIKINRTAFEFIQGRADEVLGRPFWETPWWTHSKDMQDRVHGAVEAAARGEFVRFEATHRTPEGELVWVDFSLKPVKDAKGDVVFLVPEGRDITPYKQAAEEIEILHTDLAARAHDLEIANQELEAFSYTVSHDLRAPLTTISASSQMVVEMCGQRLNEQCRELTGIIEEEVGRMDQLIGTLLDFARITRSEVHRETVDISIMAETILLGLRQREPDRKVVYEVAEGLTVSADPKLLRVALENLLGNAWKYTAKRETAIIRFGLTEYRGRPAYYVEDNGIGFAPKENERVFIPFQRVSPEEFTGTGIGLATVHRIIQRHGGRIWAEGEEGKGATFYFTL; from the coding sequence ATGTTCCAGAAGACCGGCGAAATTAAGGAACTCCTGGCGCGGAAGACACGGGAGTTGCAAAACTGCCGGGCCATCCTGCTCAAGACGCCCCACGGCATTCTGATTGTAGACAAGGGGGGAAGTATCAGATTTGCCAATAGTGCCGCCGGAAGGATGCTCGGATGCTTGCCGGAGGAGCTTGTGGGGATGCCGTTTCAGTTCCCGCTCTCCACGGAGGAGAAGGCGGAAATCACTCTGAAATCACGGGATGGAAAAGAGGTGGCAGCCGAGGTCTGGGTGGTCGAAACGGAATGGGAAGAGCATGCGGCGCTTTTCGTGTCTCTTCACGACATAACGGGCCGGCGCTGTAGCGAGCAGGAACTGCGAAAGCTGTACCGCGCCATTACCGACAGTCCCTCCATCGTCATGATTACCGACAACAGGGGAAACATCGAGTACGTCAACCCGAAGTTTACGGAAATAACGGGATACACGCTCACGGAGGTGGCAGGAAAGAACCCGGCGCTGCTGAAGTCGGGGGAAATGAACCCGGATGAGCTCCGACGGATGTGGGAGACCATCAGCAGTGGTGACGAATGGCACGGGGAGTTCATCAACAGGAAAAAAAATGGCGAGATCTATCTCGAACGGGCATCTATTTCCCCTGTAAAGGAGCTGGATGGAGTCATCACGCACTTTGTAGCGGTAAAGGAGGATGTTACCGAACAGAAGCGGATCGAACGGGAATTGCGGGAAAGCGAGGCGCTTCTTAACGTGATTTTTGATGAAGCTTCCCAGCTGATGGGGCTGATGAAGCCTGACGGGACACTCATCAAGATCAACCGGACCGCCTTTGAATTCATCCAGGGGAGAGCCGACGAGGTGCTCGGCAGGCCGTTCTGGGAAACGCCCTGGTGGACTCACTCGAAAGATATGCAGGACAGGGTTCACGGCGCGGTGGAAGCGGCTGCAAGGGGGGAATTCGTCCGTTTCGAGGCGACGCACCGCACGCCGGAAGGGGAACTGGTATGGGTCGATTTTTCCCTGAAACCGGTGAAGGACGCCAAGGGGGACGTGGTTTTTCTCGTCCCTGAGGGGCGGGACATTACGCCCTACAAGCAGGCCGCAGAGGAGATCGAAATTCTCCATACGGACCTGGCGGCCCGTGCCCATGATCTGGAGATCGCCAATCAGGAACTTGAGGCATTCAGCTATACGGTGTCCCACGACCTTCGGGCACCGCTCACCACCATCAGCGCCTCCAGCCAGATGGTCGTCGAGATGTGCGGCCAAAGGCTCAACGAGCAATGCAGGGAGCTAACCGGGATCATAGAGGAAGAGGTCGGCCGGATGGACCAGCTCATAGGGACCCTGCTCGATTTTGCCCGCATCACCCGCAGCGAGGTACACCGGGAAACCGTCGACATCAGCATCATGGCGGAGACGATTCTACTGGGGCTGAGACAGAGGGAGCCTGACCGCAAGGTAGTGTACGAGGTGGCGGAGGGGCTCACCGTGAGCGCCGATCCGAAACTGCTCAGGGTGGCTCTTGAAAATCTTCTCGGAAACGCATGGAAGTACACGGCGAAAAGGGAAACCGCCATAATCAGGTTCGGCCTGACGGAATACCGGGGGAGGCCTGCCTATTATGTCGAGGACAACGGCATAGGCTTTGCGCCGAAGGAGAATGAACGGGTCTTCATCCCATTCCAGCGGGTATCGCCCGAGGAATTCACCGGGACCGGCATCGGTCTGGCCACAGTGCACCGCATCATCCAGCGCCACGGAGGACGTATCTGGGCGGAGGGAGAGGAGGGGAAAGGAGCGACATTTTACTTTACGCTTTAG
- a CDS encoding AMP-binding protein → MNTLTDLFATFPLHGDDPAMVFRTGVRRFVLTYSDIHTLALRMNGWLAAQGIGEGDRVLLWCPNSPWWGVAFWGIVARGAVAVPVDFMSGGDRAETIASLTDARLVIQSREKPERLAGRPTVLLEELRHLLAQTEPLTAVHSAGPDDIAELLYTSGTTGAPKGVILTHRNLIANLLQVNRHITVVSEEFTFLSLLPLSHMFEQMGGFFTPLYRGATIAYIRTLKPSAILEALEEEDIYAMIAVPRLLQLLKGSIEQELEHKGLRSIFERLLKVGEKIPRKARKLLFHPIHKKFGANFTLFVSGGAPLDPQVFRFWDGMGFTVLEGYGLTECSPVLAANDMGQQAPGSVGRPLPGVELRIEGGEILARGENVFSGYYRNEEATRATFSDGWFRTGDLGEFDSDGRLRIKGRSKELIVTGAGVNVYPDEIEALLNALPGVKESCVVGLDRGGGEEVHAVLILDGERAGPEEIVAEVNARLDDLHRITGFTVWPEAEFPKTTTMKIRKFVVKKQLEEHAAAGEGALRTTDRLIALIARITDTPVDKVKEESVLVTELGLTSIGRLELVNAIEQEFRLDLEDAAIDPQTRVTDLREKIRKREKTGTEEHFRRWGAGRSALLIRRFLDRVLHYPLFRTVVRLEASGTEHLREEEMPVIFISNHLSYLDHPTIMFALPPKWRYNTSTAAWEEFFFRNFRNFSQKLWKRLAFEYATLAFTIFPLPQSRGFRGSLRHMGKLIDKGMNVLIFPEGTRSPDGTLLEFQQGLGVIVREMEVPVVPVSISGLEKVLPRGASRPRSGNVHVRFGPPIRFSTESAAEIVEKARLAVRELQ, encoded by the coding sequence ATGAACACCCTCACCGACCTGTTCGCCACTTTCCCGCTACATGGGGATGACCCAGCCATGGTCTTCAGGACGGGGGTAAGGCGTTTTGTCCTGACATATTCGGACATACACACCCTTGCACTCCGGATGAACGGCTGGCTGGCCGCGCAGGGGATTGGAGAGGGAGACAGGGTCCTGCTCTGGTGCCCCAACTCCCCCTGGTGGGGAGTCGCCTTCTGGGGTATTGTGGCCAGGGGAGCGGTGGCGGTGCCTGTCGATTTCATGTCGGGGGGAGACCGGGCGGAAACGATAGCATCCCTTACCGATGCGCGGCTGGTGATCCAGAGCCGGGAGAAGCCGGAACGGCTGGCGGGACGGCCGACGGTTCTCCTGGAAGAGCTCCGCCACCTGCTGGCCCAGACAGAGCCCCTTACAGCCGTTCACTCAGCCGGCCCCGACGATATCGCGGAACTCCTCTACACCTCCGGCACCACCGGCGCTCCCAAGGGTGTGATCCTCACCCACCGCAACCTGATCGCCAACCTTCTCCAGGTCAACCGACACATAACGGTCGTCTCCGAGGAATTCACCTTTCTCTCGCTCCTACCCCTCTCCCACATGTTCGAGCAGATGGGAGGCTTCTTCACCCCACTCTACCGTGGGGCAACCATAGCCTATATCCGCACTCTCAAACCCTCCGCAATCCTGGAAGCGCTGGAAGAGGAAGATATCTACGCAATGATAGCGGTGCCGCGCCTGCTTCAGCTTCTGAAGGGCTCCATCGAACAGGAACTGGAACATAAGGGGCTCCGTTCCATTTTCGAGCGCCTCCTGAAAGTGGGAGAGAAGATTCCCAGAAAGGCCCGGAAGCTTCTTTTCCATCCGATCCACAAGAAGTTCGGCGCCAATTTCACGCTCTTCGTGTCGGGAGGAGCACCCCTGGACCCGCAGGTGTTCCGATTCTGGGACGGAATGGGATTCACCGTCCTTGAAGGATACGGCCTTACGGAGTGCTCGCCCGTTCTTGCCGCCAATGACATGGGTCAACAGGCTCCCGGGTCGGTCGGCAGGCCGTTGCCGGGAGTGGAGCTGCGTATCGAGGGCGGAGAGATCCTTGCGCGGGGAGAGAATGTTTTCTCCGGGTACTACCGGAACGAGGAAGCGACGCGGGCAACCTTCAGCGACGGCTGGTTCAGGACCGGGGACCTGGGAGAGTTCGATTCCGACGGCAGGCTCAGGATCAAGGGGCGAAGCAAGGAGCTCATCGTCACCGGAGCTGGCGTGAACGTATATCCGGACGAGATCGAAGCCCTTCTGAACGCACTCCCGGGGGTGAAGGAGTCCTGCGTAGTGGGACTCGACCGGGGAGGCGGAGAGGAGGTCCATGCGGTTCTTATTCTCGACGGAGAGCGAGCCGGTCCGGAAGAGATCGTAGCCGAAGTGAACGCCCGGCTGGACGACCTTCACCGCATCACCGGCTTCACCGTTTGGCCCGAAGCGGAATTCCCCAAGACCACCACCATGAAGATCAGGAAATTCGTGGTGAAAAAGCAACTGGAGGAGCATGCCGCAGCGGGGGAAGGAGCGCTTCGGACAACGGATCGGCTCATTGCCCTGATCGCCCGGATTACCGATACTCCGGTGGACAAGGTGAAGGAGGAGTCGGTTCTTGTCACCGAACTTGGACTCACCTCCATAGGACGGCTGGAGCTGGTTAACGCCATCGAGCAGGAATTCCGGCTCGATCTCGAAGACGCTGCTATCGATCCGCAGACACGAGTCACGGACCTGCGGGAAAAGATACGGAAGCGCGAGAAAACCGGCACCGAGGAGCACTTCAGACGGTGGGGGGCCGGACGGAGCGCCCTCCTCATACGGCGGTTCCTGGACCGCGTACTCCACTACCCCCTGTTCCGCACCGTGGTGCGGCTCGAAGCTTCCGGGACCGAACACCTGCGGGAAGAGGAGATGCCGGTCATTTTCATCTCCAATCACCTGAGCTACCTCGACCACCCGACGATAATGTTCGCTCTTCCTCCCAAATGGCGTTACAACACCTCCACCGCCGCCTGGGAAGAATTCTTCTTCCGGAACTTCAGAAATTTTTCACAGAAGCTCTGGAAGCGTCTCGCCTTCGAGTACGCCACCCTTGCCTTCACCATCTTCCCCCTCCCCCAGTCTCGGGGGTTCCGCGGCTCGCTCCGCCATATGGGAAAGCTCATCGACAAGGGGATGAACGTCCTGATCTTTCCTGAGGGGACACGATCTCCGGACGGCACGTTGCTGGAGTTTCAGCAGGGGCTGGGGGTGATCGTCCGTGAGATGGAGGTCCCGGTGGTTCCGGTAAGCATATCGGGGCTCGAAAAGGTGCTGCCCAGAGGAGCGTCCCGGCCTAGGAGCGGAAACGTGCATGTGCGGTTCGGCCCTCCGATCAGGTTCAGCACGGAGTCTGCTGCTGAAATCGTCGAAAAGGCTCGGCTCGCGGTGCGGGAACTTCAATAA
- the ltaE gene encoding low-specificity L-threonine aldolase, giving the protein MKIIDLRSDTVTRPTREMRSIMADAEVGDDVYGEDPTVNRLESIAAELLGMEAALFVGSGTLGNLLALLAHCERGDEYIAGQTAHVYRWEGGGAAVFGGIQPQPLPFQPDGTLDLKEVENSIKPDDSHYARTRLLCLENTQEGKPLPLSYLEQASELARRRSLGIHLDGARIFNAAVALEVPAAEIARHFDTVSFCLSKGLGAPVGSLLCGKQEIVARARRWRKVAGGGMRQAGILAAAGIYALERNIGRLAEDHENARLLSEELQGIEGLDVSPARTNMAFLSMKPYDAEALHHHLRKAGILIREGERVRLVTHLDVTREDVERVKAAVAGYFRTKRAAAAEP; this is encoded by the coding sequence ATGAAGATCATCGACCTGCGAAGCGACACAGTCACCCGGCCGACCCGCGAAATGCGCAGCATCATGGCCGACGCCGAAGTCGGCGACGATGTCTACGGCGAAGATCCCACAGTGAACCGCCTGGAATCCATCGCTGCGGAGCTTCTAGGAATGGAGGCCGCCCTTTTCGTCGGCAGCGGAACCCTGGGGAATCTACTTGCCCTCCTGGCCCATTGCGAGAGGGGAGACGAATATATAGCCGGCCAGACAGCTCACGTCTATCGCTGGGAGGGAGGAGGCGCCGCGGTCTTCGGCGGCATCCAGCCGCAGCCTCTCCCCTTTCAGCCCGACGGCACCCTTGATCTCAAGGAGGTCGAAAACTCCATCAAGCCAGACGACAGCCACTACGCGCGCACACGGCTCCTCTGCCTGGAAAACACCCAGGAGGGGAAACCGCTCCCCCTCTCCTACCTGGAGCAGGCTTCGGAGCTTGCCCGGCGGCGTTCGCTCGGCATTCATCTGGATGGAGCCCGCATATTCAACGCTGCGGTCGCCCTGGAAGTGCCTGCAGCGGAAATTGCACGTCATTTCGACACCGTCAGCTTCTGCCTCTCCAAAGGCCTCGGAGCGCCTGTAGGCTCACTCCTCTGCGGAAAGCAGGAAATAGTAGCGCGGGCACGGCGATGGCGCAAGGTCGCGGGTGGGGGAATGCGTCAGGCCGGGATATTGGCGGCGGCTGGCATATACGCGCTGGAGCGGAACATCGGAAGGCTCGCGGAGGACCATGAAAATGCGCGTCTTCTTTCCGAGGAGCTCCAGGGGATCGAGGGGCTGGATGTTTCACCCGCACGCACGAACATGGCGTTCCTGTCGATGAAACCGTACGATGCTGAAGCCCTGCACCACCACCTGCGGAAAGCGGGGATTCTGATACGTGAAGGGGAGCGGGTCCGGCTTGTCACACACCTGGATGTAACACGTGAGGATGTGGAAAGAGTGAAGGCTGCCGTGGCGGGATATTTCCGCACGAAACGCGCGGCTGCTGCTGAGCCCTGA
- a CDS encoding glucose-6-phosphate isomerase, which produces MDSLQLWERYKKYLCVNREVGLSLDISRMNFSDSFLAEMEPRMQQAFREMKELEKGAIANPDEGRMVGHYWLRNPSLAPDGRISAEIDFTLRAVRDFAAGIHAGTFRTPAGRKFTRMLIIGIGGSALGPQFVADALGTPADPLKPYFLDNTDPDGMDRVLGELGESLAETLVIVISKSGGTKETRNGMLEVKLAFEAAGIPFPKHAVAVTGQESELDRTAVSEGWLARFPMWDWVGGRTSETSAVGLLPAALQGIDVEALLRGAKLCDEITRRTETRANPAALLALMWYHGTGGTGKRDMVILPYKDRLLLFSRYLQQLIMESLGKEKDRSGATVNQGISVYGNKGSTDQHAYVQQLREGVHNFFVTFIEVVKDRQRSSMAVEPDTTSGDYLLGFFLGTRRALYEKGRESVTITIDKLDPQAVGVLIALYERAVGLYASLVNINAYHQPGVEAGKKAAGTVLELQLKAFSHLRSSGRAEAAEEIAAAIGAAEEAETIFRILTHAAGNGDHGIGADPAEKPWETRFRST; this is translated from the coding sequence ATGGACAGCCTGCAGCTGTGGGAGCGTTACAAGAAATATCTGTGCGTAAACCGGGAGGTCGGCCTCTCCCTTGATATCAGCCGGATGAACTTTTCCGATTCCTTTCTCGCGGAGATGGAGCCGCGGATGCAGCAGGCCTTCAGGGAGATGAAGGAACTGGAAAAGGGCGCCATCGCAAACCCTGACGAAGGCCGAATGGTCGGGCACTACTGGCTCCGGAACCCCTCTCTCGCCCCCGACGGGCGTATTTCAGCCGAGATAGATTTCACCCTCCGGGCGGTTCGCGATTTCGCAGCAGGCATTCACGCAGGCACTTTCAGGACACCAGCCGGACGGAAATTCACCAGGATGCTCATAATCGGCATCGGCGGCTCCGCGCTGGGCCCGCAGTTCGTAGCCGATGCCCTCGGCACACCCGCAGACCCGCTCAAACCGTATTTCTTAGACAACACCGATCCCGACGGCATGGACCGTGTGCTGGGAGAGCTCGGAGAGAGCCTTGCGGAAACGCTCGTCATCGTCATCTCCAAGAGCGGAGGGACGAAGGAGACGCGAAACGGGATGCTCGAAGTCAAACTAGCCTTCGAAGCCGCAGGCATACCATTTCCGAAACATGCGGTGGCAGTGACCGGGCAGGAGAGTGAGCTCGACCGGACCGCAGTCAGCGAGGGGTGGCTTGCACGCTTCCCCATGTGGGACTGGGTCGGAGGACGGACCTCGGAGACCTCTGCCGTGGGACTGCTGCCGGCGGCTCTCCAGGGGATTGACGTCGAGGCGCTGCTCCGGGGAGCGAAGCTTTGCGACGAGATCACCCGGCGCACCGAGACCCGAGCCAATCCGGCCGCACTGCTGGCCCTCATGTGGTACCACGGCACCGGCGGAACCGGAAAGCGCGACATGGTCATTCTCCCGTACAAGGACCGGCTGCTCCTCTTTTCCCGCTACCTCCAGCAGTTGATCATGGAATCCCTCGGCAAGGAAAAGGATCGGAGCGGCGCCACAGTCAACCAGGGTATTTCCGTCTACGGCAACAAGGGCTCCACCGACCAGCACGCCTATGTCCAGCAGCTCCGTGAAGGGGTTCACAACTTCTTCGTCACCTTCATCGAAGTGGTGAAGGACCGTCAGAGGTCCTCGATGGCTGTGGAGCCCGATACCACGAGCGGCGACTATCTCCTCGGCTTCTTTCTCGGAACACGCAGGGCGCTCTACGAGAAGGGACGCGAATCGGTGACCATCACTATAGACAAGCTCGATCCGCAGGCAGTGGGGGTTCTTATCGCGCTCTACGAGAGGGCCGTCGGCCTCTACGCATCTCTCGTCAACATCAACGCCTATCACCAGCCTGGGGTAGAGGCGGGAAAGAAGGCTGCAGGCACCGTGCTCGAACTGCAACTGAAGGCTTTCTCTCACCTCCGTTCTTCCGGTCGTGCAGAAGCAGCGGAAGAGATCGCCGCCGCCATAGGCGCTGCCGAAGAGGCAGAAACAATATTCAGGATCCTCACCCACGCCGCCGGCAACGGCGACCACGGAATCGGGGCGGACCCGGCGGAAAAGCCGTGGGAAACACGTTTCAGGAGCACCTGA